In one Candidatus Nitronereus thalassa genomic region, the following are encoded:
- a CDS encoding putative bifunctional diguanylate cyclase/phosphodiesterase, protein MAEVHHIKVLLIEDNAVDALWVRRALESFEGFHIDCVHLDSLPEALTYVEQHDIDVILTDLSLPSSSGLDTVDQLRATTSDTPILVLSSLNDESLAVSAVQNGAQDYLVKDHVTKDALHRSIRYSIERCRSQRHLAYLADYDQLTGLPNRRLFFDRFDHALKRARRSEQLVALLFVDLDHFKDINDSIGHQAGDEILQQVAERLQACVRDCDTVSRMGGDEFALVLEDVPSIQQVSVVANRLLDHLAAPFLIEEQELFSSASVGVTIFPFDDNLVGTLLQHADIAMYQAKHQGGNAYHYYLGGMGAQVASRSSLANDLRQGLAKEEFFLHYQPLVDLQTSRIIGVESLVRWQHPTRGLIPPGQFIPIAEHIGVIGPLGHWVLQKACADIRGICHEGVSEIPVAVNVSGRQFGHHDLATKIEKVLGDSTLSPGMLELELTENVLMDDSINHTSTLKRIKNMGVKISIDDFGTGYSSFRYLKTFPIDTLKIDRSFIQDLPHNAHNASLVASMISMGHSLGLSVLAEGVETEDQVNFLKGHNCDRAQGYFFAKPQSLDSLMPMLRHGHVSAPALN, encoded by the coding sequence ATGGCAGAAGTCCACCATATTAAAGTGTTGTTAATCGAAGATAATGCGGTAGATGCCTTATGGGTCCGGCGGGCGTTAGAAAGTTTTGAGGGATTTCATATTGATTGCGTGCATCTGGATTCGTTGCCTGAGGCCCTTACCTATGTTGAGCAACATGATATCGATGTGATCCTGACCGATCTTTCCTTGCCGAGTTCTTCTGGATTGGACACGGTTGATCAGCTGCGTGCGACGACTTCAGATACGCCGATTTTGGTTCTGAGTAGTCTCAATGACGAATCTTTGGCCGTGTCAGCCGTACAAAACGGCGCTCAAGATTATTTGGTCAAAGATCATGTGACAAAAGATGCGCTGCATCGCTCGATTCGGTACAGCATTGAACGGTGTCGTTCCCAGCGGCACCTGGCCTACCTGGCGGATTATGATCAATTGACGGGTCTTCCTAATCGTCGATTGTTTTTCGATCGTTTTGATCATGCTTTAAAACGGGCCAGAAGGTCAGAACAGCTCGTGGCGCTCTTGTTTGTGGATCTTGATCATTTTAAGGATATTAATGATTCCATTGGGCACCAGGCTGGGGATGAAATATTGCAACAAGTTGCCGAGCGCTTGCAGGCCTGTGTGCGTGATTGCGATACCGTTTCTCGCATGGGAGGTGATGAATTTGCTCTGGTGCTGGAGGATGTTCCCAGCATCCAACAGGTGAGTGTAGTGGCCAATCGATTGTTGGATCACCTTGCGGCGCCTTTTCTTATTGAGGAGCAGGAACTTTTTTCCAGCGCCTCGGTCGGCGTCACCATTTTTCCCTTTGATGACAATCTCGTGGGCACGTTGCTGCAACATGCGGATATCGCGATGTATCAGGCCAAGCATCAGGGGGGTAATGCGTATCACTACTATTTGGGTGGCATGGGAGCGCAGGTGGCGAGTCGGTCATCCCTGGCAAATGATCTTCGCCAGGGGTTGGCGAAGGAAGAGTTTTTCCTTCACTACCAACCGCTCGTTGATCTTCAAACAAGCCGGATTATTGGCGTTGAATCGTTAGTGAGGTGGCAGCATCCCACACGTGGGCTGATCCCACCGGGTCAATTTATTCCCATTGCTGAGCATATTGGGGTGATCGGGCCACTGGGTCACTGGGTCCTGCAAAAAGCCTGTGCGGATATTAGAGGAATTTGTCACGAAGGTGTTTCTGAGATTCCAGTGGCGGTGAATGTCTCGGGTCGGCAGTTTGGTCATCATGATCTCGCGACGAAAATAGAGAAGGTGCTAGGGGATTCTACCCTCTCTCCCGGGATGCTGGAATTGGAGTTAACCGAAAATGTGTTGATGGATGATTCCATCAATCACACTTCTACGCTCAAGCGAATCAAAAACATGGGTGTGAAAATATCCATTGATGATTTTGGCACGGGCTATTCATCTTTTCGCTATCTCAAGACCTTTCCCATCGATACCCTGAAAATCGATCGCTCCTTTATCCAAGATCTTCCCCATAATGCTCACAATGCCAGTTTGGTGGCGTCCATGATTTCCATGGGGCATAGCTTGGGATTGTCCGTTCTGGCCGAAGGCGTGGAGACGGAAGACCAAGTCAATTTTCTCAAGGGACATAACTGTGATCGCGCGCAAGGTTACTTTTTTGCCAAGCCCCAATCTCTTGATTCTTTGATGCCGATGTTGAGGCATGGCCATGTCTCTGCTCCGGCATTGAACTAA
- a CDS encoding MFS transporter — MFVAGYSYRWVILVCGVLAYATSYLTRWSYTGLASFIQEDLQLDKADLGVLGSAFFYTYALVQVPWGKSADRWGGRTVIPLGVLLSAGGLLGFTLAQSFGEAIGWRVMIGLVAASVFVPVASLLSHWFASEDRGFANGIYYGFGGGLGQATAFLLLPLLHVFFLDRIDSVFSGWRGAMGLVALIVAGLGVGCWVFLRSYPPQPETKGAVLAPSQSISQTTPNSRVASITKDPILWCLGGYFAAGIIALRLVPGWLTIFASEWYHVEQGYSQTDAVIAGGVMGTVYTIGHVAGSPLLGKLSDRLAAYGIGRFQCAAMVLGLGAVSVSCLTVPMGTPWMLGGVALLLGVTLHAFPIINAAVSDRWGGHRTGHALGWINMVGQLAGAVALSVSGYLGLAWASGATGTVAEYAGIWYLAAGACVFGAGCGWLAHRLTKTVVRIS; from the coding sequence ATGTTTGTTGCTGGATATTCGTATCGTTGGGTGATTTTGGTGTGTGGTGTGTTGGCCTATGCCACCTCCTACCTGACGCGGTGGAGTTACACGGGACTGGCCTCGTTTATTCAAGAAGACCTTCAGCTTGATAAAGCCGATCTGGGGGTGCTGGGCAGCGCGTTTTTTTATACCTATGCTCTGGTGCAGGTGCCATGGGGCAAAAGCGCGGACCGGTGGGGTGGACGAACGGTCATCCCGTTGGGGGTGTTGCTCTCAGCCGGCGGGTTATTGGGCTTTACCTTGGCACAATCTTTTGGGGAAGCCATCGGTTGGCGTGTAATGATTGGCCTCGTGGCGGCGAGTGTCTTTGTGCCGGTGGCGAGTCTGCTTAGCCATTGGTTTGCCTCGGAAGATCGAGGGTTTGCCAATGGGATCTATTATGGATTTGGAGGCGGACTAGGACAAGCCACGGCGTTTTTGTTGCTCCCTTTGCTCCACGTGTTTTTTCTTGACCGCATCGACTCGGTGTTCTCAGGTTGGCGAGGTGCCATGGGGTTGGTGGCATTGATTGTTGCAGGATTGGGGGTGGGGTGTTGGGTTTTCCTTCGATCGTATCCGCCACAACCAGAAACCAAAGGGGCTGTCTTGGCGCCGTCTCAATCCATCAGCCAAACGACTCCTAATTCTAGGGTCGCTTCTATTACCAAGGACCCAATTCTTTGGTGTCTCGGTGGGTATTTTGCGGCGGGTATTATTGCGCTTCGATTGGTACCCGGGTGGCTGACCATTTTCGCCAGCGAGTGGTATCACGTCGAGCAGGGTTATAGTCAAACAGATGCGGTCATTGCAGGCGGCGTGATGGGGACGGTGTATACGATAGGCCATGTGGCCGGAAGCCCGTTGTTGGGAAAATTATCCGATCGGTTGGCGGCGTACGGAATCGGTCGATTCCAATGTGCTGCCATGGTGTTAGGGTTGGGCGCTGTCTCAGTAAGTTGTTTGACCGTGCCCATGGGAACGCCCTGGATGTTAGGCGGTGTGGCGCTTCTTCTTGGTGTGACCCTGCATGCCTTTCCCATTATCAACGCGGCAGTGTCGGACCGATGGGGAGGACATCGGACAGGTCATGCTTTGGGATGGATTAATATGGTCGGCCAGCTGGCCGGAGCGGTCGCCTTGTCCGTCAGTGGATATCTGGGACTCGCCTGGGCATCGGGGGCCACAGGGACCGTGGCGGAGTATGCCGGCATTTGGTACCTCGCCGCTGGTGCCTGTGTGTTTGGGGCAGGGTGTGGGTGGTTGGCACATCGACTAACAAAAACCGTCGTTCGTATCTCGTGA
- a CDS encoding M28 family peptidase → MKRSWKLTNLPLLPLLLGGLTFFTPPAYPDDGSLTLNPNRMMEDIHALSHPHFDGRQTGTEGDHRSAEFVALRFHELGLTPAGQHHIGPHHEPWGQTGPVTISHIQTPSTLEFSFPGMDKQTPITPIIGTQFLPVLDSPSHHVTAPIVFVGYGISDPARDWDEYEGLNVQNHVVMFLRGKPSHYPLHIQHTEKERLAREKGAVGFITLTGPVLGRYAARRGMGHQPLAFYTNAKDERPLPGVWISGDIGGKLFQAEGWDLNKIQETLNDERVTQSRELNALTYMKWESTQQTGSLINVLGMIPGNDPTLIHETIIVGAHRDHFGQQAGLLFPGADDNASGTAVLLEIARVLQEGPPPRRTILFASFSGEEQNLLGSTLYVRNPARPLNNTVAMINIDHVGIGNGNLTIGVSKMPKDVAKGAAEKSGLSDKVNLYGFFPGGDHVPFANAGIPTIAVVTAGKHSHFHQTSDTHDTIQTDRLETSAQFVLALTKHLANPD, encoded by the coding sequence ATGAAACGGTCTTGGAAGTTAACTAATTTACCGCTTTTACCGCTGCTCCTGGGAGGACTCACATTTTTCACACCCCCAGCATACCCAGACGATGGGTCTCTCACCCTCAATCCAAATCGAATGATGGAAGACATTCACGCATTAAGTCACCCTCACTTCGATGGACGCCAAACCGGAACAGAGGGTGATCATCGCTCAGCCGAATTCGTCGCCCTGCGGTTTCACGAATTGGGACTGACCCCTGCTGGCCAACACCACATTGGTCCGCACCATGAACCATGGGGACAAACCGGGCCTGTGACAATCTCCCATATTCAAACGCCCTCCACTTTAGAATTTTCTTTCCCTGGTATGGACAAACAGACGCCAATCACACCTATCATCGGCACACAGTTCCTGCCGGTCCTCGACTCCCCTTCACATCATGTCACCGCGCCCATTGTTTTTGTCGGGTACGGAATCTCCGATCCTGCTCGCGATTGGGACGAATATGAAGGACTCAATGTTCAAAATCACGTCGTCATGTTCTTGCGGGGAAAACCATCACACTATCCGCTCCACATTCAGCACACCGAAAAAGAACGCTTGGCTCGCGAAAAGGGAGCAGTAGGATTCATCACACTGACTGGTCCTGTATTGGGTCGCTACGCCGCGCGTCGAGGAATGGGACATCAACCGCTCGCCTTTTATACGAATGCTAAGGATGAACGACCATTGCCTGGGGTATGGATCAGCGGAGACATCGGTGGAAAGTTATTTCAAGCCGAAGGATGGGATTTAAACAAAATTCAAGAAACTCTGAACGATGAACGAGTCACGCAGTCAAGAGAACTCAACGCACTGACATACATGAAATGGGAAAGTACTCAACAGACAGGATCATTAATCAATGTGCTTGGCATGATTCCAGGAAACGACCCTACGCTTATACACGAAACCATTATTGTCGGAGCACATCGCGACCACTTCGGCCAACAGGCTGGGCTTCTGTTTCCCGGCGCAGACGATAACGCCTCAGGAACCGCGGTGCTCTTGGAAATTGCTCGTGTACTGCAGGAAGGGCCGCCACCAAGACGGACAATTCTCTTCGCTTCCTTTAGTGGGGAGGAACAAAACTTGTTGGGCTCGACATTATATGTGCGCAATCCTGCTCGACCCCTGAATAATACTGTGGCCATGATCAATATTGATCATGTAGGCATTGGCAATGGCAATCTCACTATTGGTGTTTCGAAGATGCCAAAAGATGTAGCCAAAGGTGCAGCTGAAAAATCAGGCTTATCGGACAAAGTTAATCTGTATGGCTTCTTCCCTGGCGGCGACCATGTCCCGTTCGCCAATGCCGGCATTCCTACGATCGCGGTTGTCACCGCTGGCAAGCATTCGCACTTTCATCAAACCTCTGATACTCATGACACTATCCAAACCGATAGGTTAGAAACTTCCGCACAATTCGTCCTTGCTCTCACTAAACATTTAGCCAACCCTGATTAG
- a CDS encoding bile acid:sodium symporter family protein, producing the protein MLIQDGFVVWVLLGAMWGWLAPESAAEGKAWIPEALSVVMLGMGLTLTYADIVNLRYSSRVLALGVALQYLVMPLGAWLIAMALDLPAFLAIGVILVGACPGGTASNVVAYLARGDVALSVGMTTISTILSPLLTPLWIWILASTWLSIDPVPLLWTVAKIVLLPVMVGMVLRRYWQPRPWMLEGMFPILSMGVIAWIVGVIVGLNHDQLGVAGVVLLAVVVHNALGLALGYWGAGIPKSTIQQRRTVSIEVGMQNSGLAVALAVAHFEPLAAVPGAVFSIWHNVTGPLLASVWRRQKD; encoded by the coding sequence ATGCTCATCCAAGATGGGTTTGTGGTGTGGGTGTTATTGGGCGCGATGTGGGGGTGGTTGGCGCCGGAATCGGCTGCGGAAGGGAAGGCTTGGATTCCAGAAGCCTTGTCGGTGGTCATGTTAGGAATGGGATTAACATTGACCTATGCCGATATAGTCAATCTTCGTTATTCAAGCCGTGTGCTTGCTCTTGGTGTCGCGTTGCAATATTTGGTAATGCCGTTGGGGGCATGGTTGATTGCGATGGCGTTAGATTTGCCAGCGTTCTTGGCCATTGGCGTGATTCTGGTGGGCGCTTGTCCGGGTGGGACTGCCTCCAACGTAGTGGCGTATTTGGCACGAGGGGATGTGGCCTTGTCGGTTGGAATGACGACTATATCCACGATACTCAGCCCTTTGCTGACGCCGTTGTGGATTTGGATTCTGGCCTCGACTTGGTTGTCGATTGATCCTGTACCCTTGTTGTGGACGGTGGCCAAGATTGTGCTGCTGCCCGTGATGGTGGGCATGGTTCTGCGACGATATTGGCAGCCACGTCCATGGATGCTTGAAGGAATGTTTCCTATCCTTTCTATGGGCGTCATTGCTTGGATTGTTGGGGTCATTGTGGGATTGAATCATGATCAACTTGGGGTTGCGGGTGTGGTTCTTCTGGCGGTCGTGGTCCACAATGCATTGGGCCTGGCGTTAGGTTATTGGGGGGCAGGAATTCCCAAATCGACGATTCAGCAACGGCGAACGGTTTCGATTGAAGTGGGGATGCAGAACTCAGGACTTGCTGTGGCATTGGCCGTGGCACATTTTGAACCACTGGCTGCCGTGCCAGGCGCGGTTTTCAGCATATGGCACAATGTGACGGGGCCGTTGTTGGCGAGTGTCTGGCGACGGCAGAAAGATTAG
- a CDS encoding SRPBCC domain-containing protein produces the protein MANSTANSQTSIQITKIYQAPREKVFEAWTTPEALKQWFGPSDDFKTPSVEVDLRVGGKYRIQMLAPNGESHIVGGTYKEISAPGKLVFTWAWEAGGGCGDTEPGATTETLVTVEFRNRDGETEMVLTHEQFPNPESREKHNEGWGGCLDRLRTAI, from the coding sequence ATGGCAAACTCTACGGCAAACAGCCAAACCTCAATCCAGATCACAAAGATCTACCAGGCCCCTCGAGAAAAAGTCTTCGAGGCTTGGACAACACCGGAAGCCTTGAAGCAGTGGTTTGGTCCGAGTGATGATTTTAAAACACCCTCGGTGGAGGTAGACCTTCGAGTTGGTGGAAAGTACCGGATTCAGATGCTAGCACCAAATGGAGAGTCCCATATTGTGGGCGGCACGTATAAGGAAATCTCTGCACCTGGTAAACTTGTCTTCACGTGGGCGTGGGAAGCTGGTGGAGGGTGTGGAGATACGGAGCCTGGAGCGACGACGGAAACGTTGGTCACCGTAGAATTTCGAAATCGTGATGGCGAGACGGAAATGGTTCTGACTCATGAACAGTTCCCCAATCCTGAGTCTCGTGAAAAGCACAACGAAGGCTGGGGTGGTTGTTTGGATCGATTAAGAACTGCGATTTAA
- a CDS encoding VOC family protein, translating into MKAHYLGHVVFYVKDIEVSLKFYRDLLGFQEIGKIFNGKAVALTSGRTHHELLLIQVGDAPAPPSGLRRGLYHIGIKIGDSLDDLRQAKQELKHAGVPITGMSDHTVSQSLYLADPDANEIELNVDADEQIWKENPSAVLSPIKPLVL; encoded by the coding sequence ATGAAAGCACATTATCTCGGGCACGTCGTGTTTTACGTGAAAGATATTGAGGTATCCTTGAAGTTTTATCGAGACCTATTAGGTTTTCAAGAAATAGGGAAAATTTTTAATGGCAAAGCCGTCGCCCTCACGTCGGGACGCACTCATCACGAATTACTGCTCATCCAAGTAGGCGATGCTCCAGCACCACCATCAGGACTCCGGCGCGGGCTCTACCATATCGGCATCAAAATTGGGGATAGCTTGGATGACCTTCGCCAGGCCAAGCAGGAATTAAAACACGCAGGTGTTCCCATCACCGGGATGAGCGACCATACGGTAAGTCAAAGCCTCTATCTCGCTGACCCTGATGCGAATGAAATCGAATTGAATGTCGATGCAGATGAACAAATCTGGAAGGAAAATCCGTCTGCCGTTTTGTCGCCAATTAAACCGCTGGTGTTGTAG
- a CDS encoding protein adenylyltransferase SelO: MNTLEQLPFDNTYTRLPDVFFERVMPTGFPETHLVSFNPGAGELIDLDPDQAKRPEFHQAFGGKQLLPGSDPIAMLYAGHQFGHYVPQLGDGRAILLGEVRNSRGEKWDLQLKGAGMTRFSRDGDGRAVLRSTIREYLCGEAMHGLGIPTTRSLCIIGGDEGVLRERPEPGAMLIRMAPTHVRFGSFEVFFYRRQQEHLKTLADYVVAEHFPEWIDDDAKYRRFLAEIARRTGVMIAHWQAVGWAHGVMNTDNMSILGLTLDYGPYGFMNDFNPGFIPNHSDHQGRYSFQNQPDIGYWNVRAIAQALSPLVEESDLAGAPELYEETMLKTYAELMQAKLGLQETHEGDDKLRRDLFAQMHSNHVDYTNFFRALGNFKQDDPGANAEIRDQFLDREGFDWWAERYQARLKAERSVDAERKVRMDHCNPKYILRNYLAQVAIQRATEQQDYSEIDRLLELLRHPFDDQPEMNEYATPPPDWGKHIVVSCSS; encoded by the coding sequence ATGAACACACTTGAACAATTACCTTTCGACAATACCTATACCCGCTTGCCCGACGTATTTTTCGAAAGGGTCATGCCAACCGGGTTTCCTGAAACTCATTTGGTGAGTTTTAACCCGGGGGCAGGGGAATTAATCGATCTCGATCCTGACCAAGCCAAGCGGCCTGAGTTTCATCAAGCGTTTGGCGGAAAACAGTTGTTGCCGGGAAGCGACCCGATTGCCATGCTCTATGCCGGTCATCAGTTTGGTCACTATGTGCCGCAGCTGGGAGACGGTCGGGCGATATTGTTGGGGGAAGTGCGAAATAGCCGAGGGGAAAAGTGGGATCTGCAATTAAAGGGCGCTGGAATGACGCGATTTTCCCGCGACGGCGATGGCCGTGCGGTATTACGATCCACAATTCGGGAATATCTCTGTGGCGAAGCCATGCATGGCTTGGGCATTCCCACCACACGGTCGCTCTGTATTATTGGCGGCGATGAAGGCGTATTGCGCGAACGACCAGAGCCTGGGGCCATGCTCATTCGCATGGCGCCGACGCATGTGCGCTTTGGAAGTTTTGAGGTGTTCTTTTACCGGCGACAACAGGAACATCTCAAAACATTGGCGGATTATGTGGTTGCCGAGCACTTTCCTGAGTGGATTGACGATGATGCAAAATATCGCCGCTTTCTTGCCGAGATTGCCCGACGCACCGGGGTGATGATTGCGCATTGGCAAGCCGTGGGGTGGGCACATGGTGTGATGAATACCGACAACATGTCGATCCTTGGGTTGACATTGGACTATGGCCCATACGGGTTCATGAATGACTTTAATCCTGGATTTATCCCGAATCATTCGGATCATCAAGGCCGGTACTCGTTTCAAAATCAACCGGACATTGGGTATTGGAATGTTCGAGCGATTGCGCAGGCGCTCTCCCCGTTGGTGGAAGAATCCGATCTCGCTGGTGCACCAGAACTCTATGAAGAGACCATGCTCAAGACCTATGCCGAGTTGATGCAGGCCAAATTGGGCCTGCAAGAAACCCACGAGGGGGACGACAAACTTCGAAGAGATCTCTTTGCGCAGATGCACAGCAATCACGTCGATTACACCAATTTCTTCAGAGCCTTGGGTAATTTTAAGCAGGATGATCCTGGCGCGAATGCGGAGATTCGCGATCAATTTCTTGATCGAGAAGGATTTGATTGGTGGGCTGAACGCTATCAGGCCAGGTTGAAAGCCGAACGCAGTGTCGATGCCGAGCGGAAAGTTCGCATGGATCACTGCAATCCGAAATATATATTGCGGAATTATCTCGCGCAGGTAGCCATTCAACGAGCCACGGAACAGCAGGACTATTCAGAAATTGATCGGTTACTAGAACTCCTTCGCCACCCCTTCGATGACCAACCCGAAATGAATGAGTATGCGACCCCGCCACCGGATTGGGGGAAACATATTGTGGTGAGCTGTTCGTCTTAA